In the genome of Nitrospira japonica, one region contains:
- a CDS encoding FKBP-type peptidyl-prolyl cis-trans isomerase → MTHSFHRIVRDCGSAVLFVSLLGSALSVSAAEAGQKRAVIKDGAQVSLEYTLRLDDQTVLESNVGKAPMVYHQGAHEIVPGLERSLAGHAKGDTARIVVQPAEGYGDVDPKAIQEVKKSLIPEAARKVGAQLEAKGPDGESLFPRVTAVTEDTVTLDFNHPLAGKVLLFDVTVLDVLSVPKK, encoded by the coding sequence GTGACGCACTCGTTTCACCGCATCGTCCGGGACTGCGGCTCAGCCGTGCTGTTCGTCTCGCTTCTGGGAAGCGCCTTGTCCGTATCGGCCGCCGAAGCGGGCCAGAAGAGGGCCGTCATCAAAGACGGTGCCCAGGTCTCCCTCGAATACACGCTTCGATTGGACGATCAGACTGTTTTGGAGTCGAACGTGGGGAAGGCTCCCATGGTCTATCATCAGGGAGCCCATGAAATCGTACCGGGACTGGAGCGATCGCTGGCAGGGCATGCCAAAGGCGACACTGCACGGATCGTCGTGCAACCGGCCGAGGGATACGGAGACGTCGATCCGAAAGCCATTCAAGAGGTGAAGAAAAGCCTCATTCCGGAAGCAGCCAGGAAAGTCGGCGCGCAACTCGAAGCCAAGGGACCGGACGGCGAGTCGCTCTTTCCACGCGTGACCGCCGTGACCGAAGACACGGTCACGCTGGATTTCAATCATCCTCTGGCTGGGAAAGTCCTCTTGTTCGACGTGACCGTCCTGGACGTCCTGTCCGTTCCCAAGAAGTGA